In the Meiothermus sp. Pnk-1 genome, CCATGGCCCGCAGGGTCAGGTAGCCCCCCATCGAATGCCCCCACATGCCGATGCGCTCGGGGTTGACTTCCCCAAAGCGACGCAGCGAGGCGTAGGCGTTGAGCACGTCGATGGTGTAACCCGGCGACCAGTAGGCCCCGCTGGGCTCGCCCTCGGAGTTGCCGTGGCCGCGCAGGTCGATCTTGAACACCACATAGCCCTGCCGGGCGAAGCCGTCGACGTAGGCCACGTAGCGCTCGGTGGTGCGGTACTGCTCGGGGGGGATGTAGCCATGCACGAAGACGATGCCCGGCCAGCCCCCCTGGGGCTTCTTGCCGCTCGGGATGGTGAGCAGCCCGTAAATCTTGAGCCCCTCTGAGCGGTAAGAGGCGATGTAGCGCTGGTAGTTGGGGCCGGGAGCCAGGCGCTGCTCGAGGACGATGGCCGAACCGGGGTAGCTGCCCCGCCGCAGGGTCTCGATCGCCATGGGGTGCTCGAGGGGATTGGCCTGGGCCAGGGCTGTGCTGAGGCCCACAGCCGCCACCACCGGAAGGAGCCGGGTGATGCTCATGGACCAAAATTAAACTCGGAAGGCTGCCTCGAGTAGAAGCCGCCTTACCAAGGCGAAGCGGGGAGGGTGAACCAGAAGGTGCTGCCCTCGCCCACCTCACTCTCGAGCTGGTGTAGCACCACGTTGCAGGGCAGCAACAGCCCGATGTCACGGTCTGTATCTAGGGCCTGCCGGGCCAGGTTGGGGTTGCAGGCCCCAGGATCAGGTAGGGTTCGTACTCCAGGCCTAGCTTCTCCTTCAGGGTCTTTAATCTCGCTCAGAATGCCAAAACCTTGGGCTTTCAGCGCCTCCACAGCTCGAGCCCTGACCTCGATCAAGTCACCTGACAAAACAAAACGGTTTTCATCGCATAGTTC is a window encoding:
- a CDS encoding S9 family peptidase — translated: MSITRLLPVVAAVGLSTALAQANPLEHPMAIETLRRGSYPGSAIVLEQRLAPGPNYQRYIASYRSEGLKIYGLLTIPSGKKPQGGWPGIVFVHGYIPPEQYRTTERYVAYVDGFARQGYVVFKIDLRGHGNSEGEPSGAYWSPGYTIDVLNAYASLRRFGEVNPERIGMWGHSMGGYLTLRAMVIDRRIRAGVIWAGVVAPYSDILGGWRRPSRPGTIPSQARRRREEFIRQYGTPENNPAFWNAISANSYLSQGVSPIQLHHGLADNVVPVSFSQRLSAQLKAAGQTHELYLYPGNDHNLSQSFATAMRKSVAFFDRYLK
- a CDS encoding DUF302 domain-containing protein, with protein sequence MSGDLIEVRARAVEALKAQGFGILSEIKDPEGEARPGVRTLPDPGACNPNLARQALDTDRDIGLLLPCNVVLHQLESEVGEGSTFWFTLPASPW